The Streptomyces nitrosporeus genome includes a window with the following:
- a CDS encoding metallophosphoesterase family protein, translated as MRPSNPPAPHTTAGKGRLLAVSDLHVGIADNRPVADRIHPTSDEDWLIVAGDVAEQAEEVERALEALAGRFAHVVWTPGNHELWTVDKDPVQLRGQARYEHLVEVCRELGVSTPEDPYPTWRGEGGPVAVAPVFLLYDYTFRAPGTSTKEESLARAHEAGVVCTDEYLLHPDPYPSRDDWCRARVALTERRLAAHDPGVPLVIAGHWPLVREPTSVMWYPEFAQWCGTELTADWHRRFPVAAVVYGHLHIPRTTWYDGVRFEEVSIGYPKEWRKRGHPRGLVRQILPYDGAEAPGGTDGAP; from the coding sequence ATGCGCCCGTCGAACCCGCCCGCCCCGCACACCACCGCGGGAAAGGGCCGTCTGCTCGCCGTCAGCGACCTGCACGTCGGAATCGCCGACAACCGCCCGGTCGCCGACCGGATCCACCCGACCTCCGACGAGGACTGGCTCATCGTCGCCGGTGACGTCGCGGAGCAGGCCGAAGAGGTGGAGCGGGCCCTGGAGGCGCTGGCCGGGCGCTTCGCCCACGTGGTGTGGACGCCCGGGAACCACGAACTGTGGACCGTGGACAAGGACCCCGTGCAACTGCGGGGACAGGCCCGCTACGAACACCTCGTGGAGGTCTGCCGGGAACTCGGGGTGTCGACCCCCGAGGACCCGTACCCCACGTGGCGGGGAGAGGGCGGCCCGGTCGCCGTCGCGCCGGTGTTCCTGCTGTACGACTACACCTTCAGGGCGCCCGGCACCTCCACCAAGGAGGAGTCGCTGGCCCGCGCGCACGAGGCCGGTGTCGTCTGCACCGATGAGTACCTGCTCCACCCCGACCCCTACCCGTCCCGGGACGACTGGTGCCGGGCACGGGTCGCGCTGACCGAACGGCGGCTGGCCGCCCACGATCCCGGCGTCCCGCTCGTGATCGCCGGTCACTGGCCTCTGGTACGCGAGCCCACCTCGGTCATGTGGTACCCGGAGTTCGCCCAGTGGTGCGGTACCGAGCTCACCGCCGACTGGCACCGCCGGTTCCCCGTCGCCGCCGTCGTCTACGGCCACCTCCACATCCCCCGTACCACCTGGTACGACGGCGTGCGCTTCGAGGAGGTCTCGATCGGCTACCCCAAGGAGTGGCGGAAGCGGGGCCATCCCCGCGGGCTGGTGCGGCAGATCCTTCCGTACGACGGCGCCGAGGCGCCCGGCGGGACGGACGGCGCCCCGTGA
- a CDS encoding CGNR zinc finger domain-containing protein: MSKQAVPRAPGVEASPHDSGVSLVGGHPVLDFANTVAWRLDPVRTVDRVRGAGAWARWAVAAGLLTAGRAEALLRAETADSTPSDTATAALIDLRAVLWPVLDALVDDQEPPAAEWEALRRNMVLAREDAVLPPAFPLRWQPGTDRLDDLRHALVLRTEDLLSGDGLCRVRRCEGPGCGWFFLDRSRSGTRRWCSSQDCGNRDRARRHYSRTRQRGASRASAAGPHP; encoded by the coding sequence ATGAGCAAGCAAGCTGTTCCCCGCGCTCCAGGCGTGGAGGCGAGCCCCCATGACTCCGGTGTGTCGTTGGTGGGCGGACATCCGGTGCTCGACTTCGCCAACACCGTCGCCTGGCGCCTGGACCCCGTCCGTACCGTCGACCGTGTCCGAGGCGCCGGGGCGTGGGCGCGCTGGGCCGTGGCCGCCGGACTGCTCACCGCCGGCCGCGCCGAGGCGCTGCTCCGGGCGGAGACGGCGGACTCCACGCCCTCGGATACGGCGACCGCGGCGCTCATCGACCTGCGCGCCGTCCTCTGGCCGGTCCTGGATGCCCTGGTCGACGACCAGGAGCCCCCTGCCGCAGAGTGGGAGGCACTGCGCCGGAACATGGTGCTGGCCCGCGAGGACGCCGTACTGCCCCCCGCTTTCCCTCTGCGGTGGCAGCCCGGCACGGACCGTCTCGACGATCTGCGCCACGCGCTGGTGCTGCGGACGGAGGACCTGCTGAGCGGGGACGGCCTGTGCCGGGTCCGGCGCTGCGAGGGCCCCGGATGCGGCTGGTTCTTCCTCGACCGCTCCCGGAGCGGAACCCGGCGCTGGTGCAGCTCGCAGGACTGCGGCAACCGGGACCGCGCCAGGCGCCACTACTCCCGCACCCGGCAGCGCGGAGCATCCCGCGCGTCCGCCGCCGGGCCTCACCCGTAG
- a CDS encoding AzlC family ABC transporter permease, translating into MDSSRSAKAVASPRASFLSGLRTGSGLAAASFLLAVSFGAISASQGWGCLAPVICSMAVFSGSAQFALVATLGSGGGPAGAVMSAALVNSRFVPMGIAVAGDLRGGRFRRALEGQAVVDGSWAAAHLGGGRFDRYLLFGATAIQWPAWVAGTALGVVVSPDPGLLHRLGLDVLTPALFLALLFDEVRRERINRLPALLGAAIAAGLIIFLPAGPALVGAALAALVALLRTPARHRQAGETGETAVAGTTETAGPAEKPERVLRSAHSDEEAAS; encoded by the coding sequence ATGGACAGTTCCCGGTCAGCGAAGGCAGTCGCCTCACCGCGTGCGAGCTTCCTCTCCGGACTCAGAACCGGTTCCGGGCTCGCGGCGGCCTCCTTCCTCCTCGCCGTCAGCTTCGGTGCGATCAGCGCCTCCCAGGGCTGGGGGTGCCTCGCGCCCGTGATCTGCTCGATGGCCGTGTTCTCGGGGTCCGCCCAGTTCGCCCTGGTGGCCACGCTGGGCTCCGGCGGCGGTCCGGCCGGGGCCGTGATGTCCGCAGCACTGGTCAACAGCCGCTTCGTCCCCATGGGCATCGCCGTCGCCGGCGATCTGCGCGGCGGCCGGTTCCGCCGCGCGCTCGAAGGCCAGGCGGTGGTGGACGGCTCCTGGGCCGCCGCCCACCTCGGGGGCGGACGGTTCGACCGGTACCTGCTCTTCGGCGCCACCGCGATCCAGTGGCCCGCCTGGGTAGCGGGCACCGCCCTCGGCGTGGTGGTGTCCCCCGACCCCGGTCTCCTGCACCGGCTCGGACTGGACGTCCTCACACCCGCGCTCTTCCTCGCGCTCCTCTTCGACGAAGTCCGCCGGGAGCGGATCAACCGCCTGCCTGCCCTGCTCGGCGCGGCGATCGCCGCCGGACTCATCATCTTCCTGCCCGCGGGACCCGCCCTGGTGGGCGCGGCACTCGCGGCTCTCGTCGCCCTGCTCAGGACGCCCGCCCGGCACCGGCAAGCCGGCGAAACGGGCGAGACGGCGGTGGCCGGAACCACGGAAACCGCAGGGCCGGCCGAAAAGCCTGAAAGGGTCCTGCGCTCCGCCCACTCCGACGAAGAGGCCGCATCATGA
- a CDS encoding AzlD domain-containing protein: MTLWLTIAAVAALSFACKAFGPALFGGRTLPPRAQSVIALSTPALLAGFIVVAVLGPGWTALDPTMIAGLVVVPLLLWRRAPLPVALVAAVAVTAALRIWV, translated from the coding sequence ATGACGCTCTGGCTCACCATCGCCGCCGTCGCCGCCCTCAGCTTCGCCTGCAAGGCCTTCGGCCCCGCCCTCTTCGGCGGGCGAACCCTGCCCCCGCGAGCACAGTCGGTGATCGCCCTCTCCACCCCCGCCCTGCTCGCCGGATTCATCGTCGTAGCCGTGCTGGGCCCCGGCTGGACCGCCTTGGACCCCACGATGATCGCCGGACTCGTGGTGGTTCCGCTGCTCCTCTGGCGCCGGGCCCCGCTCCCCGTGGCCCTGGTGGCCGCGGTCGCCGTGACGGCGGCTCTGCGCATATGGGTGTAG
- a CDS encoding SMI1/KNR4 family protein yields the protein MHPAVERLVELVPSPRPRHPRDWQAVEQELGTPVPTDYQQLIEAYGGGLFDETVWILDPACPDEDYNLLSATTERAGVLADLWETEPVPQQIRDTGARVIPWAYDEDSGAYLYWLAEPGQKPDEWTVMFNEGRGPLWEHHDTQCAPFLLAVLTGRAETEYFPELPAEVHTFEANDDILDA from the coding sequence ATGCACCCAGCGGTAGAGCGCCTCGTCGAACTGGTCCCCTCGCCCCGGCCCCGCCACCCACGCGACTGGCAAGCAGTCGAGCAGGAACTCGGCACACCCGTACCCACCGACTACCAGCAGCTCATCGAAGCGTACGGAGGCGGCCTCTTCGACGAGACCGTCTGGATCCTCGACCCCGCATGCCCCGACGAGGACTACAACCTCCTCAGCGCCACCACGGAGCGTGCCGGGGTCCTCGCCGACCTCTGGGAGACCGAACCCGTCCCGCAACAGATCCGGGACACCGGTGCCCGGGTGATCCCCTGGGCCTACGACGAGGACAGCGGCGCCTACCTGTACTGGCTCGCCGAGCCCGGACAGAAGCCCGACGAATGGACGGTGATGTTCAACGAAGGCCGTGGACCGCTGTGGGAGCACCACGACACCCAGTGCGCCCCCTTCCTCCTGGCCGTTCTCACCGGGCGGGCGGAAACCGAGTACTTCCCCGAACTCCCCGCCGAAGTACACACCTTCGAGGCCAACGACGACATCCTGGACGCATAA
- a CDS encoding IS110 family transposase has translation MIYCGIDWAERTHDVALVDDSGQLLAKRHITDDAAGYKVLLDLLADHGDTEESPIPVALETSRGLLVAVLRTGKRQVFAINPMAAARYRDRHSVSRKKSDPGDALVLANVLRTDMHAHRPLPQDSDLARAVAVLARAQQDATWNRQQIANQLRSLLREYYPAALAAVESWKNGLCRPEAHELLKAAPTPAKAALLTRTQLQAALKRAGRQRGIAADAERLREVFRADWARQSDLVKEALGKQMLALLIQLEAACTAADSLAEAVEEAFPQHPDAEIILSFPGLGTQLGARVLAEIGDDRQRFADARSLKAYAGASPITRASGKKSSITRRWVKNNRLNHAGYLWAFSAITASPGAKAHYRRRRDQHADWHAAAQRNLFNRMIGQLYHCFQQRHPYDEALAFPAPATEVTAAAA, from the coding sequence TTGATCTATTGCGGCATCGACTGGGCGGAACGTACGCACGACGTTGCCCTGGTTGACGACAGCGGCCAGTTACTGGCCAAGCGACACATCACCGATGACGCTGCTGGTTACAAGGTTCTCCTGGATCTGCTTGCTGATCACGGCGACACAGAGGAATCCCCGATCCCGGTTGCACTCGAGACATCCCGAGGCTTGCTGGTCGCGGTGCTGCGGACCGGCAAGCGGCAAGTCTTCGCGATCAACCCGATGGCCGCTGCTCGATACCGCGACCGTCATTCGGTCTCGCGCAAGAAGTCCGACCCGGGCGATGCCCTGGTCCTGGCCAACGTGCTGCGGACCGACATGCACGCCCACCGCCCTCTTCCCCAGGACAGCGACCTGGCCCGTGCTGTCGCCGTCCTCGCGCGTGCTCAGCAGGACGCTACGTGGAACCGGCAGCAGATCGCCAACCAGCTTCGATCCCTGTTGCGCGAGTACTACCCGGCGGCTCTCGCAGCCGTCGAATCCTGGAAAAATGGACTCTGCCGGCCCGAGGCGCACGAGTTGTTGAAGGCGGCCCCGACACCGGCCAAGGCGGCTCTGCTTACCCGCACACAATTGCAGGCCGCACTCAAGCGGGCCGGTCGCCAGCGCGGCATCGCAGCCGACGCCGAACGGCTACGCGAGGTCTTCCGGGCCGACTGGGCCCGACAGTCGGACCTGGTAAAGGAGGCACTTGGCAAGCAGATGCTTGCTCTCCTGATTCAGCTGGAGGCCGCCTGCACCGCCGCCGACAGCCTCGCCGAGGCGGTTGAAGAGGCATTTCCTCAGCATCCAGACGCTGAAATCATTCTCAGCTTCCCCGGCCTGGGCACCCAGCTCGGCGCCCGCGTGCTCGCCGAGATCGGCGACGACCGACAACGATTCGCCGACGCCCGCAGCTTGAAAGCATACGCCGGCGCCTCACCCATCACACGAGCCTCCGGCAAGAAGTCCAGCATCACCCGACGCTGGGTGAAGAACAACCGCCTCAACCACGCTGGCTACCTCTGGGCCTTCTCCGCGATTACCGCCTCACCCGGCGCCAAAGCCCACTACCGGCGCCGACGCGACCAACACGCGGATTGGCACGCCGCCGCCCAGCGCAACCTCTTCAACCGCATGATCGGCCAGCTCTACCATTGTTTCCAGCAGCGTCATCCATATGACGAGGCACTGGCCTTCCCAGCACCGGCCACCGAGGTCACCGCAGCGGCCGCATAG
- a CDS encoding IS5 family transposase (programmed frameshift) translates to MPLTDAQWARIEPLLPDRTPKRGGRWQDHREVIDAIAFKFQTGTQWVHLPMKYGNWRGVYNRLRMWAVDGTWERVFTELMAQADADEDLNWAVSVDSTIVRAHQHAAGARKRGLPEGEPDDHAIGRSRGGLTTKIHLAADDRCRPLAFYLTAGQAGDAPAFTHVMSRLRIPRPRGRPRTRPDVVLADRAYSSRAIREHLRKRGIRAVIPVPADQRGHRLRRGSRGGRPPSFDRETYKQRNTVERCINRLKQWRGIATRYEKTATIYLAGLHIAGIFLWSAR, encoded by the exons GTGCCGTTGACTGATGCGCAGTGGGCGCGGATTGAGCCGTTGCTCCCGGACCGGACGCCGAAACGGGGTGGCCGGTGGCAGGACCACCGTGAGGTGATCGACGCGATCGCCTTCAAGTTCCAGACCGGAACCCAGTGGGTCCACCTGCCGATGAAGTACGGAAATTGGCGGGGCGTCTACAACCGGCTGCGGATGTGGGCCGTTGACGGCACTTGGGAGCGGGTGTTCACCGAGTTGATGGCCCAGGCCGATGCCGACGAGGATCTCAACTGGGCGGTCTCGGTCGACTCCACGATCGTGCGGGCTCACCAGCATGCGGCGGGGGCCCGCAAAAGGGGGCTCC CCGAAGGTGAACCCGATGATCACGCCATAGGCCGGTCCCGCGGTGGCCTGACCACGAAGATCCACCTTGCGGCCGACGACCGCTGCCGGCCGCTGGCCTTCTATCTCACCGCCGGGCAGGCCGGGGATGCTCCCGCCTTCACACACGTGATGAGCCGCCTGCGTATTCCGCGACCGCGAGGACGCCCTCGCACCAGGCCGGACGTGGTCTTGGCTGACAGGGCCTATTCCTCTCGCGCGATTCGCGAACACCTGCGCAAGCGCGGCATCCGAGCCGTAATCCCCGTCCCCGCGGACCAGCGCGGTCATCGACTACGTCGCGGGAGCCGGGGCGGCAGGCCACCGTCTTTCGACCGCGAGACCTACAAGCAGCGGAACACCGTCGAGCGGTGCATCAACCGCCTCAAGCAGTGGCGAGGAATCGCCACCCGCTACGAGAAGACCGCCACCATTTACCTGGCCGGACTGCACATCGCAGGGATCTTCCTCTGGTCAGCCAGATGA
- a CDS encoding maleylpyruvate isomerase family mycothiol-dependent enzyme — translation MQNALEFPDLLRLIDERATAFRAAIAAAPSLDAQVPSCPEWTLFDLARHLGSGRPFWAAVVEAGPGDAPPAEAVAARAGAQAPRERGALVAWLAASTQELLDSLREAGPDAECWTWWGASQSPRTSGAVARHQLQEIAMHTYDAQLTVGAAQPLPAEVALDGVEEFLFTCCAWSGVWPHEPAVVDYHATEGRSWRFTVEADGARAVRLPAAGGSGAPADASAQGTAGELVLWFYGRTPLDSVKTDGDRVIFERLFAWDPNA, via the coding sequence GTGCAAAACGCTCTGGAATTCCCTGACTTGCTGCGGCTCATCGACGAACGGGCGACGGCCTTCCGGGCCGCGATCGCCGCCGCTCCCAGCCTGGACGCGCAGGTGCCGAGCTGTCCGGAATGGACGCTGTTCGACCTGGCGCGGCATTTGGGCTCGGGCCGCCCGTTCTGGGCCGCTGTCGTCGAGGCGGGTCCGGGCGACGCCCCGCCGGCCGAGGCCGTGGCGGCGCGCGCCGGGGCGCAGGCGCCCCGGGAGCGGGGGGCGTTGGTGGCCTGGCTCGCCGCGTCGACGCAGGAGCTGCTGGACAGCCTGCGGGAGGCCGGCCCGGACGCCGAGTGCTGGACGTGGTGGGGCGCCTCGCAGTCGCCGCGGACCAGCGGTGCCGTCGCCCGGCACCAGCTCCAGGAGATCGCGATGCACACCTATGACGCCCAGCTCACCGTGGGCGCCGCGCAGCCGCTGCCGGCGGAGGTGGCGCTGGACGGCGTCGAGGAATTCCTGTTCACCTGCTGCGCGTGGTCGGGCGTCTGGCCGCACGAGCCGGCCGTCGTCGACTACCACGCCACCGAGGGCCGCTCTTGGCGCTTCACGGTCGAGGCGGACGGCGCCCGCGCCGTCCGCCTCCCGGCTGCCGGCGGGAGTGGGGCCCCGGCCGACGCCTCCGCCCAGGGCACGGCCGGTGAACTGGTCCTGTGGTTCTACGGACGCACCCCGCTGGACTCGGTGAAGACCGACGGCGACCGGGTCATCTTCGAGCGGCTCTTCGCCTGGGACCCGAACGCGTAA
- a CDS encoding carbohydrate ABC transporter permease: MTTHTTSTAPPGHRRKPVKTTAGKAGAGKAKAAGSRRTPGSYAVLAAVAVFVLAFLAPFIVILLNSFKTSADFRTNGSLSLPAEWNWSIIAEVWDRVGFSQKLFNSIQISLGVVLIAVLLALFNAYAIGIGRVRWRTPFLIFFLGVNVLPQEGLVYPIYYLFKEMGLYDGKLGYTILVGITYSAFGTYLLSSVFAGFPRELIEAAAMDGAGRWTILWRIVLPMSWPTLSVMCVFFFVWSWNEFLYPLVLLISNDNQTVPLGLSVMQGQYTSDPTAMSAAALLGIVPMVVFFLIFQRSLTRGMTAGAVK, translated from the coding sequence ATGACCACGCACACCACTTCCACGGCACCCCCCGGCCACCGGCGCAAGCCGGTCAAGACCACAGCGGGCAAGGCCGGAGCGGGCAAGGCCAAAGCCGCCGGCAGCCGCCGCACCCCCGGCTCCTACGCCGTCCTGGCCGCCGTCGCCGTATTCGTCCTCGCGTTCCTCGCACCCTTCATCGTCATCCTGCTCAACTCGTTCAAGACGAGCGCGGACTTCCGCACCAACGGGTCGCTCTCCCTGCCCGCCGAGTGGAACTGGAGCATCATCGCCGAAGTCTGGGACCGCGTCGGCTTCTCCCAGAAACTCTTCAACAGCATCCAGATCAGCCTCGGCGTCGTCCTCATCGCCGTCCTGCTCGCCCTCTTCAACGCCTACGCCATCGGCATCGGCCGCGTCCGCTGGCGCACCCCCTTCCTCATCTTCTTCCTCGGCGTCAACGTCCTGCCGCAAGAGGGCCTCGTCTACCCCATCTACTACCTCTTCAAGGAGATGGGCCTCTACGACGGGAAACTCGGCTACACCATCCTCGTCGGCATCACCTACAGCGCCTTCGGCACCTACCTGCTCTCCTCCGTCTTCGCCGGCTTCCCCCGCGAACTCATCGAAGCCGCCGCCATGGACGGAGCCGGCCGCTGGACCATCCTGTGGCGCATCGTCCTGCCCATGAGCTGGCCCACCCTCTCGGTCATGTGCGTCTTCTTCTTCGTCTGGAGCTGGAACGAGTTCCTCTACCCCCTCGTCCTCCTCATCTCCAACGACAACCAGACCGTGCCCCTCGGCCTGTCCGTCATGCAGGGCCAGTACACCAGCGACCCCACCGCCATGAGCGCCGCAGCCCTCCTCGGCATCGTCCCCATGGTCGTCTTCTTCCTCATCTTCCAGCGCTCCCTCACCCGCGGCATGACCGCCGGAGCCGTCAAGTAA
- a CDS encoding carbohydrate ABC transporter permease produces the protein MKTTRHPRPTGYGAFLAPGLLLSLLFLVVPLVMTFYYSLTQWQGVGEPTWIGFDNYTRLFSDADFWASFRNIAFVIVGIAVVPTLLGLFLAALLFDYIGKKHGDGFVSLFRSGLYLPQVIPVAVTGLMWGWILAPEGAVNSVLETIGLDSLAQNWLGDPGLALWMVLAVLVWMQLGYPLVLFLSGLQRIDPELYEAASLDGATWWQRFTRITVPILRPEVYVVLVTTTIAGLKVFAQIFVLTGGGPGNSTLVPAYFAYQNFFERADVGYGSAISSTITLLVLIIAGTMLTRQAREDG, from the coding sequence GTGAAAACCACACGTCACCCGCGGCCCACGGGGTACGGCGCCTTCCTCGCCCCCGGTCTGCTGCTGAGCCTGCTCTTCCTCGTCGTCCCGCTGGTGATGACCTTCTACTACAGCCTCACCCAGTGGCAGGGCGTCGGAGAGCCCACCTGGATCGGCTTCGACAACTACACCCGCCTCTTCAGCGACGCCGACTTCTGGGCCTCGTTCCGCAACATCGCCTTCGTCATCGTCGGCATCGCCGTCGTCCCCACCCTGCTCGGGCTGTTCCTCGCCGCCCTGCTGTTCGACTACATCGGCAAGAAGCACGGAGACGGATTCGTCAGCCTCTTCCGCTCCGGCCTCTACCTGCCCCAGGTCATCCCCGTCGCCGTCACCGGCCTGATGTGGGGCTGGATCCTCGCCCCCGAAGGCGCCGTCAACAGCGTCCTCGAAACCATCGGCCTGGACTCCCTGGCCCAGAACTGGCTCGGGGACCCCGGCCTCGCCCTGTGGATGGTCCTCGCCGTCCTCGTCTGGATGCAGCTCGGCTACCCCCTGGTGCTGTTCCTCTCCGGGCTCCAGCGCATCGACCCCGAACTGTACGAAGCCGCCTCCCTCGACGGCGCCACCTGGTGGCAGCGCTTCACCCGCATCACCGTGCCCATCCTGCGGCCCGAGGTCTACGTCGTACTCGTCACCACCACCATCGCCGGCCTGAAGGTCTTCGCCCAGATCTTCGTCCTCACCGGCGGCGGTCCCGGCAACTCGACCCTCGTCCCCGCGTACTTCGCCTACCAGAACTTCTTCGAGCGCGCCGACGTCGGATACGGCTCCGCGATCTCCAGCACGATCACCCTGCTCGTGCTGATCATCGCCGGAACGATGCTCACCCGCCAGGCCCGCGAGGACGGATGA
- a CDS encoding ABC transporter substrate-binding protein translates to MTTMRFRATRHTTRRALLAMSALALVAPLAACGGGSDTAEGDGKTLRLWHYEQEDGALSNAWDAAIAEFKKTHPDVKVVFERKTFEQIQQNAGMILNSDKAPDVMEYNKGNATTGLLAKQGLLTDLTATAKERGWDKKISESASVTARYDANGEMGGDKWYGVPNYGEFVLAYYNDDLFKKHNIAKPTDLQSFEAALADFKAAGITPLANAGNDHPAGHWLYLLALAKADDAWVDNYQLYKGKVDFHGPEWTYAVETYKDWLDKGYFEKKDVGLKGSDMTEQFVSQKRPIMVGGNWWFGGLTTDITDFSWSTAPYPGSKKTLGSGGNHWVIPTKAKNKKLAEDFIDITMSDRIQKILGEEGNVPLAAKPDSIENPKSRELITAFNTYQDGNGLAFYPDWPAPGYYDTWTGATQNLMNGGKPHAVLDELKAPYEKYTASRR, encoded by the coding sequence ATGACGACCATGCGCTTCCGTGCCACACGCCACACCACACGCCGGGCCCTGCTCGCGATGTCCGCCCTGGCACTCGTCGCACCCCTCGCCGCGTGCGGCGGCGGCTCCGACACCGCAGAGGGTGACGGCAAAACCCTGCGCCTGTGGCACTACGAGCAGGAGGACGGCGCCCTCAGCAACGCCTGGGACGCGGCCATAGCCGAGTTCAAGAAGACCCACCCCGACGTGAAGGTCGTCTTCGAACGCAAGACGTTCGAGCAGATCCAGCAGAACGCGGGCATGATCCTCAACTCCGACAAGGCGCCCGACGTCATGGAGTACAACAAGGGCAACGCCACCACCGGCCTGCTGGCCAAGCAAGGGCTGCTCACCGATCTGACCGCCACCGCGAAGGAACGCGGCTGGGACAAGAAGATCAGCGAGAGCGCCTCGGTGACCGCCCGCTACGACGCCAACGGCGAAATGGGCGGCGACAAGTGGTACGGCGTACCCAACTACGGCGAGTTCGTTCTGGCGTACTACAACGACGACCTCTTCAAGAAGCACAACATCGCCAAGCCCACCGACCTCCAGAGCTTCGAGGCGGCCCTGGCCGACTTCAAGGCCGCCGGAATCACCCCGCTCGCCAACGCCGGCAACGACCACCCCGCCGGCCACTGGCTCTACCTCCTGGCCCTGGCCAAGGCCGATGACGCCTGGGTCGACAACTACCAGCTCTACAAGGGCAAGGTCGACTTCCACGGCCCGGAGTGGACCTACGCGGTCGAGACCTACAAGGACTGGCTCGACAAGGGCTACTTCGAGAAGAAGGACGTCGGCCTCAAGGGCAGCGACATGACCGAGCAGTTCGTCTCCCAGAAGCGGCCGATCATGGTCGGCGGCAACTGGTGGTTCGGCGGCCTGACCACCGACATCACCGACTTCTCCTGGTCCACCGCCCCCTACCCCGGCAGCAAGAAGACCCTCGGCTCCGGCGGCAACCACTGGGTCATCCCCACCAAGGCGAAGAACAAGAAGCTCGCCGAGGACTTCATCGACATCACCATGTCGGACAGGATCCAGAAGATCCTCGGCGAAGAGGGCAACGTCCCGCTCGCCGCGAAGCCGGACTCCATCGAGAACCCCAAGTCCCGCGAGCTCATCACCGCGTTCAACACCTACCAGGACGGCAACGGGCTCGCCTTCTACCCGGACTGGCCGGCCCCCGGCTACTACGACACCTGGACGGGCGCCACCCAGAACCTCATGAACGGCGGCAAGCCCCACGCCGTCCTCGACGAGCTCAAGGCCCCCTACGAGAAGTACACCGCCTCGCGGCGCTGA